One Aciduliprofundum boonei T469 genomic region harbors:
- a CDS encoding TIGR00296 family protein, giving the protein MRYSDEEGIFAVKTARKVVEDYLDGKKVPPIEFPKSFEEKSGVFTTISTYPEHDLRGCIGYPEPVYPLKKALVESALAAAFQDPRFPPLQKREIDNVVFEVSLLTPPEELKVKKKKELLNIIKIGVHGLIVERGFYKGLLLPQVPVEWGWNVEEFLSQTCWKAGLPMDCWLDENVRIYAFSAEIFEEEKPRGNVRRKKIENRR; this is encoded by the coding sequence ATGAGATATAGTGATGAGGAAGGTATATTCGCCGTTAAGACTGCGAGAAAAGTGGTGGAGGATTATTTAGATGGGAAAAAAGTACCACCTATAGAGTTTCCAAAGAGTTTTGAAGAAAAAAGTGGGGTTTTTACGACAATTTCCACATATCCAGAGCATGATCTGAGGGGATGCATAGGATATCCAGAGCCAGTATATCCTTTGAAAAAGGCCTTGGTAGAATCTGCCTTGGCTGCAGCGTTTCAAGACCCCCGTTTTCCACCTCTGCAAAAGAGAGAGATTGATAATGTTGTGTTTGAAGTGTCCTTGCTAACCCCTCCGGAAGAGTTAAAAGTGAAAAAGAAGAAAGAGTTGTTGAATATTATAAAGATAGGAGTGCATGGCTTAATAGTTGAAAGGGGCTTCTACAAGGGTCTCCTATTGCCTCAGGTGCCAGTGGAATGGGGATGGAATGTGGAAGAATTTTTATCTCAAACTTGTTGGAAAGCTGGATTACCAATGGATTGCTGGCTTGACGAAAATGTTAGAATTTATGCGTTCTCCGCCGAAATATTTGAAGAGGAAAAGCCCAGGGGCAATGTAAGGAGGAAGAAAATTGAGAATAGAAGGTAA
- a CDS encoding site-2 protease family protein, which produces MINPEIEEINYLVRKYLNVYDFRITPDHLEFYFTLGDEELFGKNFESLRLEFKKRGVIPIVRREGGEYVLVVIRPPRRKFMSVWVNIALLIATLASTIWVGIGYYTTYYGSHGLWQNVLGGFLYFALPLMTILGVHEMGHYFAAKKHNVSVSLPFFIPAPTILGTLGAFISIREPIPDKRSLVDIGLAGPIAGFIVAIPVTLLGMYLGGLNPPAINPESTNQYILLNVPIIYEFLSLFIPSPEFIHPMAMAGWVGFVVTAINLFPIGQLDGGHVARAIAGDKTKYVSYAFAGILFILGFWYPGWIIFAILVVFLGLNHPPPLNDITKLDKKRWALAISGFLLLAVTFVPIPMQMVTLHENMELSASLDSSILVENLSEYTTLHIFVQNKGEMKENTTVLINGDFNISKMEFNFLVEPGGNWSANVTIGMKEKGNFQLKVSLITKTGYGKEVDMDVLCLNESNTLKFVPDEINKYSFNVTIENSGMPRVVKFMSLNNEYFAVVSSTVSVKDNSIVIDENSSAILHFVVGGSTVILAIDNAHYEAAFLKVEV; this is translated from the coding sequence ATGATCAATCCTGAAATAGAGGAGATAAATTACCTGGTGCGAAAATATCTGAATGTTTACGATTTTAGAATCACACCTGATCATTTGGAATTCTATTTCACTCTTGGAGATGAGGAGCTCTTTGGAAAAAATTTCGAATCTTTAAGATTGGAGTTTAAGAAAAGAGGTGTAATTCCAATAGTGAGGAGAGAGGGTGGAGAGTATGTGCTTGTTGTGATTCGCCCTCCTCGCAGAAAGTTTATGAGTGTATGGGTTAACATTGCATTATTAATTGCTACCCTTGCCTCAACTATTTGGGTCGGGATTGGGTATTACACTACTTATTACGGTTCTCATGGATTGTGGCAGAATGTTCTTGGTGGCTTTCTCTATTTTGCATTGCCATTAATGACAATTCTTGGCGTGCACGAGATGGGCCATTACTTTGCTGCTAAAAAACATAATGTATCTGTGTCTTTACCGTTTTTCATACCTGCCCCTACTATTCTCGGTACTTTGGGCGCTTTTATATCTATAAGAGAGCCGATACCAGATAAGAGGTCGTTGGTAGATATAGGCCTTGCTGGACCTATTGCAGGATTTATAGTAGCAATACCAGTAACTCTTCTAGGAATGTATCTGGGAGGCCTAAATCCACCTGCAATAAACCCTGAATCCACAAATCAGTATATACTTCTAAATGTGCCGATTATCTATGAGTTCTTATCTCTATTCATACCTTCTCCCGAATTCATACATCCTATGGCCATGGCTGGATGGGTCGGATTTGTAGTTACGGCAATTAATCTCTTTCCTATAGGACAACTGGATGGTGGGCATGTCGCCAGAGCTATTGCAGGTGATAAAACTAAGTATGTGAGCTATGCGTTTGCAGGTATTCTATTCATTCTTGGATTTTGGTATCCTGGTTGGATTATATTTGCAATTTTGGTTGTTTTCTTGGGCTTGAATCATCCTCCACCGTTGAATGATATAACCAAGTTGGATAAGAAAAGATGGGCTCTTGCCATTTCAGGATTTCTTTTGTTGGCAGTAACATTTGTGCCCATACCTATGCAAATGGTAACTCTCCATGAGAATATGGAATTATCTGCATCCTTAGATTCTAGTATATTGGTTGAGAATTTAAGTGAGTATACCACTCTTCACATATTTGTTCAAAATAAAGGTGAGATGAAGGAGAACACAACTGTTCTAATAAATGGAGATTTCAATATATCTAAGATGGAATTTAACTTTTTGGTAGAGCCAGGTGGGAACTGGAGTGCAAATGTGACCATAGGTATGAAAGAAAAGGGCAATTTTCAGTTGAAAGTTTCCCTGATAACAAAGACTGGATATGGTAAAGAAGTGGATATGGATGTACTTTGCTTAAATGAGAGCAACACTTTGAAGTTCGTTCCAGATGAGATCAATAAATATTCTTTCAATGTAACTATAGAGAATAGCGGAATGCCCCGAGTCGTAAAGTTCATGAGTTTGAATAACGAGTATTTTGCCGTAGTTTCTTCCACGGTGTCTGTGAAGGATAATTCTATAGTTATAGATGAAAATAGCAGTGCAATTTTACATTTTGTCGTTGGAGGAAGTACGGTAATATTGGCTATTGATAATGCACATTATGAAGCTGCTTTTCTGAAAGTAGAAGTTTGA
- the alaS gene encoding alanine--tRNA ligase: MLEKELNLQFFHKNGWKRYKCKKCGVYFWSKVPRETCTEAPCGEYEFLKEPIFSREFTVESMRRSFIEFFKRNGHEEIKRYPVVARWRDDVFLVNASIYDFQPHVTSGLAPPPANPLVISQPCIRMVDVDSVGKTGRHLTGFEMMAHHAFNYPDNPIYWKDETVEYALKLIEELGGEPDNVVFKEKPWIGGGNAGASFEVIYGGLELATLVFMNLKEDDNGDIELNGTRYSEMPVKVVDTGYGLERFVWASKGTPTIYDAIYPEMISMLEDRIGISRNDRKNEILRQFALLSPRIEIENENELINEVLKATRASMKEYKEFILPLQKIYAVVDYTRSLAFMLTDGIVPSNVQAGYLARLLIRRTLKLLDDLKNPVMIGELVKMHIERFSDIMDSSMLSIVLEELEIEEERYRKTLSKGMDIVKRHIKKNGKITTDDLILFYDSHGLLPEIVANVAESMGIRVDIPDNFHGLVAKRHESVARKKKKEKKQYNLPPTRKLYYENPYLREFEANVVYSNGREVVLDATAFYPEGGGQPADRGKIICDGREYEVVDVQKFGDVVVHFLKDGHIEKGCKIKGILDWERRERLMRNHTAEHVLLAACRRVLGKHVWQHGTQKDVKECRFDIAHYKPIGREEIKRIEEEGMRIITSCVPVDAKFMNRTEAEKKHGFVLYEGGIPPGKEIRVVRIGDFDVEACGGTHVNNTGEIGFLKILRTERIQDGVSRIIYTSGLSALEYTQEREDILNNSASVLGVQPEKLPLAAKRFFDEWKEQRKIIEKLKRSRMESIKKELASQKAVAEMLPLDMKALSILARELMSSVERGVLIGEDGSFVAFGLEAKRIALEIARVMHGKAGGKESFAQGKGNKDRIEEALNTARKLLGLA, encoded by the coding sequence ATGCTTGAAAAAGAGTTGAATTTGCAGTTCTTTCATAAAAATGGCTGGAAGAGATATAAATGCAAAAAATGTGGGGTATATTTTTGGAGCAAGGTGCCAAGAGAGACATGCACAGAGGCACCCTGCGGAGAGTATGAGTTTTTAAAAGAGCCGATATTTAGTAGAGAATTCACAGTGGAGAGTATGCGCAGAAGCTTTATTGAATTTTTCAAAAGAAATGGGCATGAGGAAATAAAGAGGTATCCTGTAGTTGCCAGATGGAGAGATGATGTCTTCCTTGTAAATGCATCCATTTATGATTTTCAGCCTCATGTAACCTCAGGTCTCGCACCTCCTCCTGCAAATCCCCTCGTAATTTCACAGCCATGCATAAGGATGGTGGATGTGGATTCTGTAGGCAAGACAGGGAGGCATCTAACGGGCTTTGAGATGATGGCTCATCATGCTTTTAACTATCCCGATAACCCTATTTACTGGAAAGATGAAACTGTGGAGTATGCGTTGAAACTTATCGAAGAATTGGGCGGAGAGCCAGATAATGTGGTTTTTAAGGAAAAGCCATGGATAGGTGGGGGCAATGCTGGGGCGAGTTTTGAGGTCATATACGGTGGATTGGAGCTAGCCACGCTTGTATTTATGAACCTGAAAGAGGATGATAATGGAGATATAGAGTTGAATGGTACTCGCTATTCGGAGATGCCAGTGAAAGTTGTGGATACTGGATACGGCTTGGAGAGATTCGTATGGGCCTCCAAAGGTACCCCTACGATTTACGATGCCATATATCCAGAAATGATAAGCATGCTCGAAGATAGAATTGGAATCTCAAGAAATGATAGAAAAAATGAGATTTTAAGGCAATTTGCATTGTTGTCCCCACGCATTGAGATTGAGAACGAAAACGAGCTCATAAATGAAGTTCTGAAGGCTACGAGGGCGAGTATGAAAGAGTACAAAGAATTTATTTTGCCTCTACAGAAAATCTATGCAGTTGTGGATTACACAAGAAGCTTAGCTTTTATGCTCACCGATGGCATTGTACCTTCTAATGTTCAAGCTGGCTATCTTGCAAGATTGCTGATAAGGAGAACTTTGAAGCTTTTAGACGATCTGAAAAATCCTGTAATGATAGGTGAGCTTGTGAAAATGCATATTGAGCGTTTTTCAGATATAATGGATTCTTCTATGCTTTCAATAGTACTCGAAGAACTTGAGATTGAAGAGGAGAGGTACAGAAAAACGCTAAGCAAGGGTATGGATATTGTTAAGAGGCATATAAAGAAAAATGGAAAAATAACTACCGATGACCTTATTTTGTTTTACGATTCCCATGGACTTCTTCCAGAGATTGTTGCAAATGTTGCTGAGAGTATGGGAATTAGAGTGGATATTCCAGATAACTTCCATGGATTGGTAGCAAAGAGACATGAAAGTGTGGCAAGAAAAAAGAAGAAAGAGAAAAAGCAATATAATCTGCCTCCAACAAGGAAATTGTATTATGAGAATCCATATTTGAGAGAATTTGAAGCGAATGTTGTATATTCTAATGGCAGGGAAGTTGTATTAGATGCAACGGCATTTTATCCAGAAGGTGGAGGTCAACCAGCAGACAGGGGAAAGATAATATGCGATGGGAGAGAATACGAGGTTGTAGATGTTCAGAAATTTGGAGATGTGGTGGTTCATTTTCTGAAAGATGGGCATATTGAAAAAGGATGCAAAATTAAGGGAATACTTGATTGGGAAAGAAGAGAAAGGCTAATGAGAAATCACACAGCTGAACATGTACTTTTAGCTGCATGTCGTAGGGTTCTTGGGAAGCATGTATGGCAGCATGGCACTCAGAAGGATGTAAAAGAATGCAGATTTGACATAGCTCATTATAAGCCAATAGGTAGAGAGGAGATAAAGAGAATTGAGGAAGAGGGTATGCGTATAATAACCTCCTGTGTACCTGTGGATGCCAAATTTATGAATAGGACGGAGGCTGAGAAAAAGCATGGATTTGTACTCTACGAAGGAGGTATCCCGCCGGGGAAAGAGATAAGGGTTGTGCGTATTGGAGATTTCGATGTGGAGGCATGCGGGGGTACGCATGTGAACAACACTGGCGAGATTGGATTTTTAAAAATTCTTCGTACGGAGAGGATTCAAGATGGAGTGAGTAGGATAATTTATACATCCGGATTAAGTGCTTTAGAATACACTCAAGAACGAGAAGATATCCTCAATAACAGTGCCAGTGTGCTTGGTGTGCAACCTGAGAAATTGCCTTTGGCAGCTAAAAGATTTTTCGATGAATGGAAAGAGCAGAGGAAGATAATAGAGAAACTCAAAAGATCTCGGATGGAAAGCATAAAAAAGGAACTAGCATCACAAAAAGCTGTTGCAGAAATGTTGCCCTTGGATATGAAAGCTCTCTCTATTCTTGCTAGAGAACTTATGTCTAGTGTTGAAAGGGGAGTACTTATAGGGGAAGATGGAAGTTTTGTGGCTTTTGGTCTAGAGGCAAAGAGAATTGCATTGGAAATTGCAAGAGTTATGCATGGAAAAGCTGGAGGTAAAGAGAGTTTTGCGCAGGGAAAAGGGAATAAAGATAGGATTGAGGAAGCATTAAATACCGCTAGGAAATTGCTGGGGTTAGCATGA
- a CDS encoding dihydroorotase — MRIEGKFYYKGDIVEGAIEIEDGKIKRIKKSMIGTKEIKGLILPGAIDLHVHFREPGYEEKEDFYTGTLSAAFGGVTFIMDMPNTNPPVKDISSFQDKLRRVAPKANVDFSLYFMLGNNAEILKEVNPAFKLYMGETTNVEGGEIKSVENAFISVHAELSECIRRESKNLRDHDLARPESCEVKAVKMLLGKGNYHIAHVSSIDTIDLCKAGRFTYEVTPHHLFLHRDMPLGTYGKVNPPLRAKWMAEKLWEELINGRIDIVASDHAPHTIEEKEQEFFAAPAGIPEVETYVPIFMYMVKIGKLHLSRAVEILMQRPAELVGVKKGKIEEGYDADLIAFNLNDIKKIRAKDLHYKCGWTPYEGFNALFPHTVIVGGETVVENYELVGERTGKFVRIGGE; from the coding sequence TTGAGAATAGAAGGTAAATTCTATTACAAGGGCGATATAGTCGAAGGGGCAATTGAGATAGAGGATGGTAAAATAAAGAGAATAAAAAAAAGTATGATTGGGACTAAGGAAATAAAAGGGCTAATTCTTCCGGGAGCTATTGACTTGCATGTTCATTTCCGTGAGCCGGGATATGAGGAGAAGGAAGATTTTTATACAGGCACATTAAGCGCGGCTTTTGGAGGAGTAACCTTTATTATGGATATGCCAAACACTAATCCTCCTGTAAAGGATATATCATCATTTCAAGATAAGTTAAGAAGGGTAGCGCCTAAGGCAAATGTCGATTTCTCCCTTTATTTTATGCTCGGGAATAATGCAGAGATCCTTAAGGAGGTGAATCCTGCATTTAAGCTGTATATGGGAGAGACAACTAATGTGGAAGGGGGAGAGATTAAAAGTGTGGAAAATGCATTTATCTCGGTGCATGCAGAATTGAGCGAGTGCATAAGAAGGGAGAGCAAAAATTTAAGGGACCACGATTTGGCTCGGCCAGAAAGTTGTGAGGTTAAAGCAGTTAAAATGTTGTTGGGCAAAGGTAATTACCACATCGCACATGTATCTTCCATAGACACCATTGATCTTTGCAAAGCTGGTAGATTTACATATGAAGTAACTCCGCATCATCTTTTCTTGCATAGAGATATGCCTCTTGGTACCTACGGAAAGGTAAATCCTCCATTAAGAGCGAAGTGGATGGCTGAAAAACTGTGGGAAGAACTGATAAATGGAAGGATAGATATAGTTGCCAGTGACCATGCTCCTCACACAATAGAGGAAAAAGAGCAAGAGTTCTTCGCAGCACCTGCCGGAATACCTGAGGTGGAAACCTATGTGCCAATATTCATGTATATGGTAAAAATTGGAAAACTCCATTTGAGCAGGGCAGTTGAGATTTTGATGCAAAGGCCTGCCGAGCTTGTAGGTGTGAAAAAGGGTAAAATCGAAGAGGGCTATGATGCAGATTTAATTGCATTTAATTTAAATGATATTAAAAAAATAAGGGCTAAGGATCTGCATTACAAATGTGGCTGGACTCCATATGAGGGCTTTAATGCTCTATTTCCTCATACAGTCATTGTGGGAGGAGAAACCGTTGTGGAGAATTATGAGCTCGTGGGTGAGAGAACTGGCAAGTTTGTGAGAATTGGAGGGGAATAA